The following proteins are encoded in a genomic region of Amycolatopsis sulphurea:
- a CDS encoding diiron oxygenase, with product MPAELTIFDPWHNRAGVRKDPRLVVDKDEIATKKFFPDHVVPHLCHPLVVARPPEERRYLAAQHLYQWLRFTERFEVEVVLRTVQGIADGVSGVELTKKMRRDAMKICVDEQFHALYSIDVADQIEELSGIPAVPFDFGPHLRHIDGVAEANPTYAKLVKLLQVIVFETLITSLLQDVPRDDDLIGVVRETVRDHAADEVYHHAYFAHVFKELWAQLDQPDKRAVGTFLPDVIVRSLKPATLSARLALAEVGFTPDQVRAIVAESYAPDPVMAGIRFAARRTIGMFRKCGVFEVAGSREAFVAAGFTDPGVGRVAALDTVDDIRAAIQGNAG from the coding sequence ATGCCTGCGGAATTGACGATCTTCGACCCCTGGCACAACAGGGCCGGGGTGCGCAAAGACCCGAGACTGGTCGTCGACAAGGACGAGATCGCCACCAAGAAGTTCTTCCCCGACCACGTGGTGCCGCACCTGTGCCACCCGCTGGTGGTGGCGAGGCCACCGGAGGAACGCCGCTACCTCGCCGCCCAACACCTCTACCAGTGGCTGCGGTTCACCGAGCGGTTCGAGGTCGAGGTGGTGCTGCGCACGGTGCAGGGAATCGCCGACGGAGTCAGCGGAGTCGAGCTTACGAAGAAGATGCGCCGCGACGCCATGAAGATCTGCGTCGACGAGCAGTTCCACGCGCTCTACAGCATTGACGTCGCCGACCAGATCGAGGAACTGTCCGGCATCCCGGCGGTGCCGTTCGACTTCGGCCCGCACCTGCGCCACATCGACGGCGTCGCCGAAGCCAACCCCACGTACGCCAAGCTGGTCAAGCTGTTGCAGGTCATCGTGTTCGAGACGCTGATCACCTCGCTGCTCCAGGACGTCCCGCGCGACGACGACCTGATCGGAGTCGTCCGCGAGACCGTGCGCGACCACGCCGCCGACGAGGTGTACCACCACGCCTATTTCGCGCACGTTTTCAAGGAGTTGTGGGCCCAGCTCGACCAGCCGGACAAGCGCGCGGTCGGGACCTTCCTGCCGGACGTGATCGTGCGCTCCCTCAAGCCCGCCACACTGTCGGCGCGGCTCGCGCTCGCCGAGGTGGGCTTCACCCCAGACCAGGTGCGCGCGATCGTCGCGGAGTCCTACGCCCCCGACCCTGTGATGGCGGGCATCCGCTTCGCCGCGCGGCGCACCATCGGGATGTTCCGCAAGTGCGGGGTGTTCGAAGTGGCAGGCTCCCGGGAGGCGTTCGTCGCGGCCGGGTTCACCGACCCCGGGGTGGGCAGGGTGGCCGCGCTCGACACCGTTGACGACATCCGGGCGGCGATCCAGGGTAATGCGGGCTAA
- a CDS encoding LmbU family transcriptional regulator: MNADLERVPLARSLRTAAGAGGIPVQPGGNGGSWSTVLVSDLEAFDGLRVRANGLVLPGGMDFEVWRRVGRHVLQAAESVSWWVGDWLVYGQHTYGDRYQKAIAQTSLDYQTLRNYAWVANKFPLSRRRDKLSLGHHSEVAALIEVEQDTWLARAERLGWSRNELRRRLRAARLAGRRESRPSPPALQSVRLEVSRQQHHRWQAAAAQRDRAVDDWIVETLDQAASGTAIDD; this comes from the coding sequence ATGAACGCCGATCTGGAGCGGGTGCCCCTTGCCCGCTCGCTGCGCACGGCAGCTGGTGCTGGTGGTATCCCGGTGCAACCTGGCGGCAACGGCGGGAGCTGGTCGACCGTGCTGGTGTCCGACTTGGAGGCCTTCGACGGCCTGCGGGTCCGTGCCAACGGCCTGGTACTGCCCGGCGGCATGGACTTCGAGGTTTGGCGCCGGGTGGGCAGGCACGTCCTGCAGGCCGCGGAGTCCGTGTCGTGGTGGGTGGGCGACTGGTTAGTCTATGGACAGCACACCTACGGCGACCGCTACCAGAAAGCGATAGCGCAGACGTCGCTGGACTACCAGACGCTGCGCAACTACGCCTGGGTGGCGAACAAGTTCCCGCTGTCCCGCCGGCGGGACAAGCTCAGCCTCGGCCACCACAGCGAAGTGGCCGCTCTCATTGAGGTGGAGCAGGACACGTGGCTTGCCAGGGCCGAGCGACTCGGCTGGTCCCGCAACGAACTGCGCCGCAGGCTGCGAGCTGCGCGGCTGGCGGGCAGGAGGGAATCTCGGCCGAGTCCTCCCGCGCTCCAGTCGGTGAGGCTGGAGGTGAGCCGCCAGCAGCACCACCGGTGGCAGGCTGCTGCTGCGCAGCGCGACCGCGCCGTCGACGACTGGATCGTCGAGACCCTTGACCAGGCCGCATCCGGAACCGCCATCGACGACTGA
- a CDS encoding type 1 glutamine amidotransferase has translation MTPRKPCRGCGDNNIDSAPIQLNRRILVLQHADWEVAGVYGEQLHRAGWQVVTHRPEQGSALPDWTRFDGIVAMGGPMSANDELPWMVAEKVLVTSAVRAGVPFYGACLGAQLLAAALGARIYRGPRPEFGMGAVRMAPASFDDPLFGGIPRQVPVFQWHGETFDLPTGAVLLATGDDVHHQAVRVGRVAYGVQFHLEVSSALLEEWLSVPSCHAEVVAAMGVGGPDELRAELRQAEVRMLRLATRVFAGWIGLVARQPKLPCPCRRRQLAKAD, from the coding sequence ATGACACCTCGCAAGCCGTGCCGCGGTTGCGGCGACAACAACATTGACTCCGCACCCATTCAGCTCAACCGGAGAATTCTTGTTCTCCAGCACGCCGACTGGGAAGTGGCCGGCGTTTATGGCGAACAACTACACAGGGCTGGGTGGCAGGTGGTGACCCATCGGCCAGAGCAGGGCTCAGCACTACCCGACTGGACCCGGTTCGACGGAATCGTTGCGATGGGCGGCCCAATGAGCGCCAACGACGAGCTGCCCTGGATGGTCGCAGAGAAAGTGCTGGTGACCTCGGCGGTGCGGGCAGGCGTGCCATTCTACGGTGCCTGCCTCGGCGCGCAGTTGTTGGCAGCCGCCCTGGGCGCGCGCATATACCGGGGGCCGCGGCCCGAGTTCGGGATGGGCGCCGTACGGATGGCACCGGCGTCGTTCGACGACCCGCTGTTCGGAGGGATTCCGCGGCAGGTGCCGGTGTTTCAGTGGCACGGGGAGACCTTCGACCTGCCCACCGGGGCTGTGCTGCTCGCCACCGGCGACGACGTGCACCACCAGGCGGTGCGGGTGGGGCGGGTGGCTTATGGAGTGCAGTTCCACCTGGAAGTCTCGTCGGCGCTGTTGGAGGAGTGGCTGTCAGTGCCAAGTTGCCACGCCGAGGTGGTCGCGGCGATGGGGGTGGGTGGGCCCGACGAGTTGCGGGCGGAGCTGCGGCAAGCGGAGGTGCGGATGCTGCGGCTGGCCACGCGGGTGTTCGCGGGGTGGATCGGGCTGGTGGCGCGGCAGCCGAAGTTGCCCTGCCCCTGCAGGCGCCGACAGTTGGCGAAAGCCGACTGA
- the fdxA gene encoding ferredoxin: MTYIIAEPCLDIKDKACVDVCPVDCIYEGDRFLYINPDECVDCAACEPVCPVEAIYPLDQLPEEYEFYDAVNAEFFTEVTDLGTTPGGAAAVGAVAADHPVVAAKPRQTVGELS, from the coding sequence ATGACCTACATCATCGCTGAGCCATGTCTTGACATCAAAGACAAGGCTTGTGTCGACGTGTGCCCCGTTGATTGCATCTACGAGGGCGATAGGTTTCTCTACATCAATCCAGATGAATGCGTCGACTGCGCGGCATGCGAGCCAGTGTGCCCGGTCGAAGCGATCTACCCACTCGATCAGCTACCCGAGGAGTATGAATTCTACGACGCGGTCAACGCGGAGTTTTTCACCGAGGTCACCGACCTCGGCACTACCCCTGGCGGCGCCGCCGCCGTCGGGGCGGTGGCGGCTGACCACCCGGTCGTGGCCGCTAAGCCGCGCCAGACTGTCGGAGAGCTGTCATGA
- the amrS gene encoding AmmeMemoRadiSam system radical SAM enzyme, whose protein sequence is MTQTAPLKKWQEKGYPARLQEDLGDGIVRCHLSPRNCRIRPGQHGFCMVRANRDGKLVSLNYGRSVHATEETIETEAVFHYEPGARILSMGNIGCMLNCDYCHNWKTSQARFVEDKDVFYYTPEEVVDIAKRHGIKVISWTYNDPVVWHEFVVESAKLAQEAGIVNLYKSAFFISPEAIEELIPVIDIFSISIKSMDPKYYRKITKGWIEPVLDGAELVYRAGRHVEVSTLMVTDLSDDEKTARAMASFVGERLGAEVPTHFVRFHPDYKMTNTIRTPVERLEKARRIALEMGLQNVYLGNVYDTDSTNTYCHGCGDLLVTRYGLNANVLGVSADGHCVKCSADANMRRIADVPKASVVDALPAGADLDIATFDWYGDIRALHVQVRNDSSQLDRVYHRRNRPGTRGGSWGVINLRPGESYRFIAAKSTLDEVGVAVAVPRTCTSSLHQVFDRAHFPTLEVDAGTLNADVTPLPLYVNPRAKD, encoded by the coding sequence ATGACCCAGACTGCGCCGTTGAAGAAGTGGCAGGAGAAGGGCTACCCGGCGCGCCTGCAGGAAGATCTCGGCGACGGGATTGTGCGCTGCCACCTCAGCCCCCGAAACTGCCGCATCCGCCCTGGCCAGCACGGCTTCTGCATGGTCAGGGCCAACCGCGACGGAAAGCTGGTCAGCCTCAACTACGGCCGGTCGGTGCACGCCACCGAGGAGACCATAGAGACCGAGGCCGTGTTCCACTATGAGCCCGGCGCGCGCATCCTGTCGATGGGCAACATCGGCTGCATGCTCAACTGCGACTACTGCCACAACTGGAAGACATCGCAGGCGCGGTTCGTCGAGGACAAGGACGTCTTCTACTACACGCCTGAAGAAGTCGTCGATATCGCGAAACGGCACGGGATCAAAGTCATCTCCTGGACCTACAACGACCCGGTGGTGTGGCACGAATTCGTCGTCGAGTCGGCGAAGTTGGCCCAGGAAGCCGGAATCGTCAACTTGTACAAGTCGGCGTTCTTCATCTCGCCCGAGGCGATCGAGGAACTGATCCCAGTCATCGACATCTTCTCGATCTCCATCAAGTCGATGGACCCGAAGTACTACCGTAAGATCACCAAGGGCTGGATCGAACCGGTGCTCGACGGCGCCGAGCTGGTCTACCGCGCGGGTAGGCACGTCGAAGTGTCGACCTTGATGGTGACCGACCTCAGCGACGACGAGAAGACCGCGCGCGCTATGGCGAGTTTCGTCGGCGAGCGCCTGGGCGCCGAGGTACCTACGCACTTCGTGCGGTTCCACCCGGACTACAAGATGACCAACACCATCCGCACCCCCGTCGAGCGGCTGGAGAAGGCGCGGCGCATCGCCCTGGAGATGGGCCTGCAGAACGTCTACCTCGGCAACGTCTACGATACCGACTCCACCAACACATACTGCCACGGCTGCGGCGACCTGCTGGTCACCCGCTACGGCCTGAACGCGAACGTGCTGGGCGTCAGCGCCGACGGCCACTGCGTCAAGTGCAGCGCTGACGCCAATATGCGCCGCATTGCGGACGTGCCGAAGGCGTCGGTCGTCGACGCGCTGCCCGCCGGTGCCGACCTCGACATCGCCACCTTCGACTGGTACGGCGACATCCGCGCCCTGCACGTCCAGGTGCGTAACGACTCCAGCCAGCTGGACCGGGTCTACCACCGCCGTAACCGCCCCGGGACGCGGGGCGGCAGCTGGGGCGTGATCAACTTGCGGCCGGGTGAGAGCTACCGGTTCATCGCGGCGAAGTCGACCCTCGACGAGGTCGGTGTGGCCGTCGCGGTGCCGCGCACTTGCACCTCGAGCCTGCACCAGGTCTTCGACCGGGCGCACTTCCCGACCCTGGAGGTGGACGCGGGCACGCTCAATGCCGACGTGACGCCGCTGCCGCTCTACGTCAACCCGCGAGCAAAGGACTGA
- a CDS encoding cupin domain-containing protein yields MILDYNSGSGAAPDFDAFDPTRYPDVVIVKAEQVKGREAFPNLHRRVLAFNDKLMIVEHVMEQGSVFPRHSHHQEQLAYLISGHIRVQIEDEEPFEARGGDSFVVRGGVDHQVVAIERSVALDVFTPVRNDFIEWVDRV; encoded by the coding sequence ATGATCCTGGACTACAACAGCGGTTCCGGCGCCGCGCCAGACTTCGACGCGTTCGACCCGACCCGGTACCCGGACGTCGTGATCGTGAAGGCCGAGCAGGTCAAGGGCCGCGAAGCCTTCCCGAACCTGCACCGGCGGGTGCTCGCGTTCAACGACAAGCTGATGATCGTCGAGCACGTCATGGAGCAGGGCTCGGTGTTCCCACGCCACAGCCACCACCAGGAGCAGCTGGCCTACCTGATCTCCGGACACATTCGCGTCCAGATCGAGGACGAGGAGCCCTTCGAGGCCCGCGGGGGCGACAGCTTCGTCGTGCGCGGCGGCGTCGACCACCAGGTCGTCGCGATCGAGCGCTCGGTGGCGCTCGACGTGTTCACCCCCGTCCGGAACGACTTCATCGAGTGGGTCGACCGGGTCTGA
- a CDS encoding zinc-binding dehydrogenase encodes MAERFRAVRLGAPGGPLGVELVDRPAAEGVPVRMAFAGVNPVGGYVRDGTVGDPTCLPRTLGVEGVGEADGQWYTVYGGGLGVARDGTWAEWVLAPPEALVAVPDGLNPTTAARAGVVGSTAVRVVYDLGRIGPEDQVLVLGAAGGTGTAVTSVAAARGAAVWGQVGTPAKGDVVADAGAEPLVAATAEELRALVADLGITVAFDALGADYTGVLVDTLTPYGRLVSYGVAAGDRATLPMRALYRKNLTLAGYGGAAEPVDRVRAAVGQASWRTSPPGHARPRRPGVPAGRRGRRPRRVGEPPRARKGPARRALLMRRNITDRNPMSTVKSQPTDRLDAVARRARVIGKYLVGCAFFSVGAYLFIHSELGTDPLDTFALGVLRHLPLTVGVVQLVVAVVCVGIVAVWTRKRPLVAPLFTFFFCGSLIDLQLRVDWLRGSAVPPVVILAAGTVACSYGSALIIMSGFGIRSIDLLAITIVRNWRWPFWAGKGLIEFTLLSTGYLLGGPAGLGTVFFLVGVDLLIQPLVWVNDRLLGLINHGLPRVPELTPGASAA; translated from the coding sequence ATGGCAGAACGGTTCCGGGCGGTGCGGCTGGGTGCGCCGGGCGGTCCGCTCGGCGTCGAACTGGTCGACCGCCCCGCCGCCGAGGGCGTGCCGGTGCGCATGGCGTTCGCCGGGGTGAACCCCGTCGGTGGCTACGTGCGCGACGGCACTGTCGGTGATCCGACGTGCCTACCGAGGACGTTGGGCGTCGAAGGTGTCGGAGAGGCCGACGGCCAGTGGTACACCGTGTACGGCGGCGGCCTCGGCGTGGCCCGCGACGGCACGTGGGCCGAGTGGGTGCTGGCGCCGCCGGAAGCGCTGGTGGCGGTGCCGGACGGACTGAATCCGACCACGGCTGCGCGCGCTGGCGTGGTCGGGTCGACGGCCGTGCGGGTCGTGTACGACCTCGGCCGCATCGGCCCCGAGGATCAGGTGCTCGTGCTCGGCGCCGCCGGCGGCACCGGCACGGCCGTCACGAGCGTCGCCGCAGCGCGCGGTGCGGCGGTGTGGGGCCAAGTCGGCACGCCCGCCAAGGGCGACGTCGTCGCCGACGCCGGTGCAGAACCGCTGGTCGCGGCAACTGCGGAGGAACTGCGTGCGCTCGTCGCCGACCTCGGGATCACCGTGGCCTTCGACGCGCTCGGCGCCGACTACACCGGCGTCCTCGTCGACACGCTCACCCCGTATGGGCGGCTTGTCAGCTACGGCGTCGCCGCCGGCGATCGGGCCACGCTGCCGATGCGAGCGCTCTACCGCAAGAACCTCACCCTGGCCGGGTATGGCGGTGCGGCGGAACCGGTCGACCGGGTCCGCGCCGCGGTCGGCCAGGCCTCCTGGCGCACCTCGCCGCCGGGCCATGCACGTCCCCGTCGACCAGGTGTTCCCGCTGGCCGACGGGGACGACGCCCTCGCCGCGTTGGCGAGCCGCCGCGTGCGCGGAAAGGTCCTGCTCGACGCGCGCTCCTGATGCGACGAAACATCACGGATAGGAATCCCATGAGCACGGTTAAGAGCCAGCCCACCGACCGGCTGGACGCCGTGGCGCGGCGGGCCCGCGTGATCGGCAAGTACCTCGTCGGGTGCGCCTTCTTCTCCGTCGGCGCCTACCTGTTCATCCACTCCGAACTCGGCACGGACCCGTTGGACACCTTCGCCCTCGGCGTACTGCGGCACTTACCGCTCACGGTCGGCGTCGTGCAACTCGTTGTCGCGGTGGTGTGCGTCGGGATCGTCGCGGTGTGGACGCGCAAGCGCCCGCTCGTGGCGCCGCTGTTCACCTTCTTCTTCTGCGGCTCTCTGATCGACCTGCAGTTGCGGGTGGACTGGCTGCGCGGGAGCGCGGTGCCGCCGGTGGTGATCCTCGCAGCCGGCACGGTGGCGTGCTCCTACGGGTCGGCGCTGATCATCATGAGCGGCTTCGGCATCCGGTCGATCGACCTGCTCGCCATCACCATCGTGCGTAACTGGCGGTGGCCGTTCTGGGCGGGCAAAGGGCTCATCGAGTTCACCCTGCTCAGCACCGGCTACCTGCTCGGCGGCCCGGCGGGCCTCGGCACGGTGTTCTTCCTCGTCGGGGTCGACCTGCTCATCCAGCCGCTTGTGTGGGTCAACGACCGGTTGCTGGGGCTGATCAACCACGGCCTGCCGCGAGTGCCAGAGCTGACACCCGGGGCGTCAGCGGCTTAG
- a CDS encoding IS5 family transposase (programmed frameshift) codes for MVSDDLWARIEPLLPVVPRRADHPGRKRLDDRKALCGILFVLYTAIPWEFLPQELGFGSGMTCWRRLRDWNDAGVWQRLHESLLAELSAAGALDCSKAVVDGSHVRALKGGPKTGPSLVDRARPGSKHHLITEAHGIPLAVTLTGGNCNDVTQLMSLIEAIPPVRGRRGRPRQRPDTIYADRAYDHDKYRRLVRGKNITPVFARRGVEHGSGLGVHRWVVEQTFALLQLHRKCLPSWDVSGRRHPRFSLHRRHFPSRHTERPATQSTDPGLA; via the exons ATCGTGTCGGATGATCTGTGGGCTCGGATCGAGCCGCTGTTGCCCGTGGTGCCTCGTCGCGCGGATCATCCCGGTCGCAAGCGGTTGGATGACCGCAAAGCCCTGTGCGGCATCCTGTTCGTGCTGTACACCGCCATCCCCTGGGAGTTCCTGCCCCAAGAACTCGGCTTCGGCTCGGGGATGACCTGCTGGCGTCGGTTGAGGGACTGGAACGATGCCGGGGTCTGGCAACGACTGCACGAGTCCCTGCTGGCCGAGTTGAGCGCCGCTGGCGCGCTGGATTGTTCCAAGGCGGTGGTGGATGGCTCCCACGTGCGGGCGCTCAAGGGCGGCC CCAAAACCGGTCCGAGCCTCGTCGACCGCGCCCGACCAGGCTCGAAACACCATCTGATCACCGAAGCCCACGGTATCCCGCTGGCGGTGACGCTGACCGGCGGCAACTGCAACGACGTCACCCAGCTGATGTCGTTGATCGAGGCGATCCCGCCGGTACGTGGCCGGCGCGGACGGCCCCGCCAGCGACCGGACACGATCTACGCCGACCGCGCCTATGACCACGACAAGTACCGCAGGCTGGTGCGAGGCAAGAACATCACGCCCGTCTTCGCCCGGCGGGGCGTCGAGCACGGTTCCGGCCTGGGCGTGCATCGATGGGTCGTGGAGCAAACTTTCGCCCTCCTGCAGTTGCACCGAAAGTGCCTTCCGTCGTGGGATGTTTCAGGGCGTCGACACCCCAGATTCTCCCTGCACAGAAGGCACTTTCCCTCTCGGCACACCGAGCGACCAGCTACTCAATCGACGGATCCAGGCTTAGCCTGA
- a CDS encoding diiron oxygenase, whose amino-acid sequence MTNKLEQGDYRSGFANWEDRASVRSKPRRILDEQLDGKLFFPPELVGPLNHPAALAVADEDTTRRVLLHRLHLYLDFTEDLEQLVVNPVTQLISRSRLGFELPRRMLRDAYMICTDESWHALFSDDLQQQIVVATGERPVGPRPQFLSELDRLEAGEDSQTRGLTRVFFTLVSETLISAILSDIPRDDRIITSVREMVADHAEDERRHHAYFAQFFQHAWFQLGSRQRAAIGPMLPVFVTAFLGQDPAADAHLLRIAGVPAGDVRGVVEDLGGPAAAAVRHAAAATLRLFERNGVMADTRTYDSFAAHGLVS is encoded by the coding sequence TTGACCAACAAACTCGAACAGGGCGACTACCGTTCCGGATTCGCCAACTGGGAGGACCGAGCGAGCGTGCGGTCCAAACCGCGGCGCATCCTCGACGAGCAGCTCGACGGAAAGCTGTTCTTCCCGCCGGAGCTGGTCGGACCGCTCAACCACCCGGCCGCGCTGGCGGTCGCCGACGAGGACACCACCCGTCGGGTGCTGCTGCACCGCCTGCACCTCTACCTCGATTTCACCGAGGACCTCGAACAGCTGGTGGTCAACCCGGTCACTCAGCTGATCAGCCGCAGCAGGCTCGGTTTCGAGCTGCCGCGCCGGATGCTGCGCGACGCGTACATGATCTGCACCGACGAGTCGTGGCACGCCCTGTTCTCCGACGACCTCCAGCAGCAGATCGTCGTGGCTACCGGCGAACGCCCGGTCGGGCCGCGACCACAGTTTTTGTCCGAACTGGATCGCCTGGAGGCCGGCGAGGACAGCCAAACCCGGGGCCTGACAAGGGTCTTCTTCACCCTCGTCTCCGAAACGCTCATCTCGGCGATCCTGTCCGACATCCCCCGCGACGACCGGATCATCACCTCCGTACGGGAGATGGTGGCCGACCACGCCGAGGACGAGCGGCGCCACCACGCCTATTTCGCCCAGTTCTTCCAGCACGCGTGGTTCCAGCTCGGCTCGCGCCAGCGCGCCGCGATCGGGCCGATGCTGCCGGTGTTCGTGACCGCGTTCCTGGGCCAGGACCCGGCCGCCGACGCCCACCTGCTGCGCATCGCGGGGGTGCCCGCCGGCGACGTGCGCGGGGTGGTGGAGGACCTCGGCGGTCCGGCGGCGGCGGCGGTCCGCCATGCCGCGGCGGCGACGCTGCGGTTGTTCGAGCGCAACGGCGTAATGGCCGACACTCGCACGTACGACAGCTTCGCCGCGCACGGCCTGGTGAGCTAG
- a CDS encoding ferritin-like domain-containing protein, with amino-acid sequence MRGETSIADSASNSRGQLFVINHHCRNGYSSMVITVHDHIVEALKSVYTGALTDILDGLGLVTQSLSHEFLPIGRGMRFVGPAYPVEVRPNPLAVSHGKSARGLFEMLGSVPGGHVVVVQMNGIEASIFGDLSMTALKAQGAVGAVIDGGARDIHLAKEIGFPMVPRFIRPQGFIQRGDWVSWGRDPIHVEGIRIAPGDYVVADDSGVVIVPAEVADQVAEAVTKLTDKETILRAEIAMGMNPAEAFDRYYVNEEVPADYRPPTTTSASAALAPSAPEPAAATPSAGYRGPVQPGDLTRRAGIEQLEARGLDVVALREKLIDNAAAEFTTYYYYTILRNFLAGKEDYKAITEDARLEDRSHFELIFPRIYELGGTLPFDIRDLADRAGCADAYLPNTNDGKLTWGLSTGESFSPANATEILTVLLEAERCAVRSWWEICDMTFGKDPRTYELAMRILNEEIEHEAWFIELLSMERDGVARPSGHFKRGGVGDAPWSRNRPFGDG; translated from the coding sequence ATGCGGGGGGAGACGTCGATCGCCGACTCGGCGTCGAATTCTCGTGGACAGCTTTTCGTGATTAACCACCACTGCAGAAATGGGTACAGCTCTATGGTCATCACCGTTCACGACCACATCGTCGAAGCGCTGAAGAGTGTTTACACCGGCGCGCTCACCGATATTCTCGACGGGCTGGGACTGGTCACTCAGAGCCTGTCCCACGAATTTCTGCCGATAGGGCGCGGAATGCGCTTCGTCGGTCCTGCCTACCCGGTCGAGGTGCGGCCCAACCCGCTTGCGGTCTCACACGGCAAGAGCGCCCGCGGGCTGTTCGAGATGCTCGGCTCCGTGCCCGGCGGCCACGTCGTCGTCGTGCAGATGAACGGCATCGAGGCGTCAATCTTCGGCGACCTGTCCATGACGGCGCTCAAGGCGCAAGGTGCCGTCGGCGCCGTCATCGACGGCGGCGCCCGCGACATCCACCTGGCCAAGGAGATCGGCTTCCCGATGGTGCCGCGTTTTATCCGCCCGCAGGGCTTCATCCAGCGCGGCGACTGGGTGAGCTGGGGCCGTGACCCGATCCACGTCGAGGGCATCCGGATCGCGCCGGGCGATTACGTCGTCGCCGACGACTCCGGTGTGGTCATCGTGCCCGCCGAGGTCGCCGACCAGGTCGCGGAAGCCGTGACCAAGTTGACCGACAAGGAAACCATCCTGCGCGCCGAGATCGCCATGGGCATGAACCCGGCCGAGGCGTTCGACCGCTACTACGTCAACGAGGAGGTCCCCGCGGATTACCGCCCGCCCACCACCACGTCCGCGTCCGCCGCACTAGCACCATCAGCCCCCGAGCCCGCCGCGGCCACACCGTCGGCCGGGTACCGCGGCCCGGTCCAGCCGGGCGACCTGACTCGGCGTGCGGGCATCGAGCAGTTGGAGGCGCGGGGCCTGGACGTTGTGGCGTTGCGCGAGAAGCTTATCGACAACGCCGCCGCCGAATTCACGACCTACTACTACTACACGATCCTGCGGAACTTCCTCGCGGGCAAGGAGGACTACAAGGCGATCACAGAGGACGCGCGCCTGGAGGACCGCTCGCACTTCGAGCTCATCTTCCCCCGCATCTACGAGCTCGGCGGAACTCTGCCGTTCGACATCCGCGACCTCGCTGACCGCGCGGGCTGCGCCGACGCGTACCTGCCTAACACCAACGACGGTAAGCTCACCTGGGGCTTGTCGACCGGCGAGTCGTTCAGCCCAGCCAACGCCACGGAGATCCTCACCGTACTGCTGGAGGCCGAGCGCTGCGCGGTGCGGTCGTGGTGGGAGATCTGCGACATGACCTTCGGCAAGGACCCGCGCACCTACGAGCTGGCGATGCGCATCCTCAACGAGGAGATCGAGCATGAGGCGTGGTTCATCGAGCTGCTGAGCATGGAGCGCGACGGCGTCGCCCGCCCGTCCGGGCACTTCAAACGCGGCGGCGTCGGCGACGCACCGTGGAGTCGCAACCGCCCCTTCGGCGACGGTTGA
- a CDS encoding 2Fe-2S iron-sulfur cluster-binding protein, which produces MRFLAYPGESILDAALRNGVRMSSLCRQGWCTRCAMRLVAGEVDQSAARRYYPADRAAGFALACTARPPPPCAWGRPARRHPGAPPRGGAARSPRLTLEHPC; this is translated from the coding sequence GTGCGCTTCCTCGCCTACCCTGGCGAGTCCATCTTGGACGCCGCGTTGCGCAACGGTGTGCGCATGAGCAGCCTGTGCAGGCAAGGCTGGTGCACGCGGTGCGCGATGCGGCTGGTGGCGGGCGAGGTCGACCAGTCCGCGGCCCGGCGATACTACCCCGCCGACCGGGCTGCCGGGTTCGCGTTGGCCTGCACCGCTCGCCCGCCACCGCCGTGCGCGTGGGGCCGACCAGCACGACGCCATCCGGGCGCACCGCCTCGCGGCGGGGCTGCCCGTTCCCCGCGGCTGACCCTGGAGCACCCATGCTGA
- a CDS encoding Nramp family divalent metal transporter, translated as MATGKDLPTLCGVCYRRPVVWLLWAEVMAMATDLAGFIGAAVGLNLLFGVHLVPVARLNAVLSLGVLLLQQRGYRPFELAIIAMVRLVALGFAYDLLALSDRMPSVTLAGLVPSFGDGARRWRPGRDRDAAWCTCTARSSWLVGGSRGATGCSGCGRSSVTACSA; from the coding sequence GTGGCCACGGGCAAGGACCTACCGACGCTGTGCGGCGTGTGTTACCGCAGGCCCGTGGTCTGGCTGCTGTGGGCGGAGGTGATGGCGATGGCCACCGACCTGGCCGGGTTCATCGGCGCCGCCGTCGGGCTGAACCTGCTGTTCGGCGTGCACCTGGTGCCCGTCGCGCGGCTGAACGCCGTGTTGAGCCTGGGCGTGCTGTTATTGCAGCAGCGCGGCTACCGGCCATTCGAGCTCGCGATCATCGCGATGGTCAGGCTGGTGGCTCTTGGCTTCGCATACGACCTGCTCGCTCTGAGCGACCGCATGCCCAGCGTTACGCTGGCGGGGCTGGTGCCGTCATTCGGCGATGGTGCTCGCCGTTGGCGTCCAGGGCGCGACCGTGATGCCGCGTGGTGTACCTGCACGGCGCGCTCGTCGTGGCTCGTGGGCGGGAGCCGGGGCGCAACAGGGTGCAGTGGCTGCGGGCGCTCAAGTGTGACCGCGTGTTCGGCATGA